The Peromyscus eremicus chromosome 2, PerEre_H2_v1, whole genome shotgun sequence genome includes the window CACTCAAGATTTTGAAACACTTTTTCAGCATTATCTCAGATGCGCCCTTGCTGAAGATGCGGTAACTTCCATCTGAATTTTTCAGGACTGTACTCATGGACTTCCTAACAGAATTGAAGGTGTAGACTTTGTACAATGCTTCTTCTGGTATTTCATTTCTAACATCTTGATAATCCTGTTTTAAATCCAAGAGAAATCCCAACAAGGCACAGTCTGTTTTATTACCCACACGACGAGGTAATCCACCCTCTTTCTCTGGCGGCAATATTTTTGATGTATAAGCACAATTCACAGAAATTCCTGTTACTAGATAGGACAGAATATTTGGAGGAATAGCTTCTGGTTCAGGAATCTTTTTGTAATGCTGTTCATTTATGTAAGCCTGAACAACTGTCATTCTGTTCATTGTCAATGTTCCCGTTTTATCTGAACAGATCGCTGTAGCGTTCCCCATGGTCTCGCAAGCATCCAGATGCCTCACTAAGTTATTATCCTTCATCATTTTCTTGACTGAGTAGGCCAACGAGATGGTGACCGCCAGCGGCAGACCTTCGGGCACTGCGACCACCAGAACCGTGACTCCAATAATGAAGAACTTCACAAGGTGCTGTATGTAGATCGGGGTGCACTCAGCAAGCCATGGTCTCCTCTGGACCCAGAAGGTATCAATCACAAAATATAATACCAGGATGATAACTGTGACGGTAGACATCAGTAGACCTGCTTTGCCAATCTGAACAGCCAGTTTTGTCAGTTTCCCTTGTAGAacggacttttctttttttggcagaTTTGCTTTCTTCTTGTCCTTTTCATCCCCTTCTTCGCTCTTCAAAGGCTGCATTTCCTTGGCTGCACCTTCTTCACTCTTCAAAGGCTGCATTTCCTTGGCTGCACCTTCTTCACTCTTCAAAGGCTGCATTTCCTTGGCTGCACCTTCTTCGCTCTTCAAAGGCTGCATTTCCTTGGCTGCACCGTCCTGGGCTTTTGCTTTGTTGCGATTCTCAATAGCTCCACcttgtttcttgttttccttttcttttttcttcttaccTTTCTTTTCATGTTCTTCACCTCCAGCTCCCAGTAAGGTAAAGATAATTCCAGTTTGAGAATTCACACCTACAGCTGTAACTACCATTTTCCCAGAACCTTCCATGACATGAGTGCCCGACAGAAGTAAGGGATCCTTATCTAGAGACTTCTTAACATGATCGGATTCACCAGTCAACGAACTTTCATCAACTTTCAGGTCATTGCCTTGAATCAGTATGCCATCAGCCGGGAGGAGATCGCCATACTTCACTTGGGCGATGTCTCCAACCATAATGTCAGCTACAGGTATCTGGATGACTTGACCGCCCCTGATGACCGTGAACTTCTGTTCCTGTTCAATTCGACTTTGCAAACCTCGGAACTGCTTCTCCTTACTCCAGTCATTGAAGGCTGTCACTAACACCACACACACGACCGACAAGAGGATCGCGGCTCCTTCAATCCATCCGGTTTCACCttcaccttcttcttccctgaCAGAAACTTCTCCACAAAGTTCAGCATCCCCTTCTGGAGGATGATAAAAAGAAAGGCCCAATGAGACTATGGCTGCAATTTCTAGTATAATTAAAGTGACATCTTGTAATGCTTCCCATACTAATTGAAGGAAGGTTTTTGACTTCTTAGGAGGTATGAAGTTCTTTCCAAACActgcttctcttctttccaaaTCTGCAGGATTTCCACTTAAACCTTCATTGGGAGATGTTTTCAACTTGGTGCAAATTCCATAGACATCTCCATAGCTTTCCTGTATCTTCTGTAATGCATCTGTGGACCTGAGCTCCATGAGAGCCCGCAGCTCTGCGAGTGTAATTCCAAAGTCTCCATCATGATTAGCTTCCTTCAAAGAGTTTTTCACACCACTATATGAAACTGAGTTGTCTGCTATGTCGCCCATTACAAGTATAATTTATTAGGAGGAAAATGTTTCCCAAGAGAATGAAATTTTCACTTGCTATATTCCCAAGatgaaaatcttttaaatatgaaaatcttCCTTAAACCAAACACTCATTGTATGACTCTGTGAAGTAGTAGCAGCAGCAACAATTCCCAGAGAAGTATCCTGACCGCCGGCCCATGACTTGTTTCTTCCCCTCAATCCTGAGATGCATACATCTGGCATTCAGTGGGTGCCGGAGATCCGAACTCCTGTCCTTGTATGTCAAACACTTCACTCCCTCACTCACTCATCCCCCCAGCCGTGAAAATAACCCTGGCCCGCAGCGGAACCATTTTTCCGAGGGAAAGAATCAAGGAAGGATAGGCAGCAGCGTCGAAGGAggcgggggaggtgggggagagcagGTGGGGGGCGGTCTCGGGACGTGCTCGCAAACCGGCTCGCTGGGCTCGGGGCGCCACGAGGGGCGCCACGCGGAGGTGCGGGTGCACctccaagaggaggaggaggaggcggctcCAGGAGGCGGCCTCGGAGCCCCGAGACTGTGGGGGGCGTCCAGCAGCCAGCGTCCAGCAGCCGGGGCTCCCTACTCatcctgccccgacttccttgGATGAttaacagtgatatggaagtggaagccaactaaaccctttcctcctgaggctggtttggtcctggtgtttcatcccagcaatagtaaccctaactacaACAACGTGCAGGAATGAATGTTTTATCTGAATGCCTGAGGAGGCTACAAGCGGTTGTTGGATCTCccggaactggagctacagatggttgtgagcttccgtAGGGGGATGAGgactgaaccccggtcctctgcaaTAGTGATCCGTTCTTAACTACCAAGCCGTCTTTCTAGCCCCTAGTCTTACAGTTTTAAGATTCTGATTTGGGTAAAGTTTGAATGgttatcttttgtcttttttgtatTCTAGCcttaactgtttttattttcattaaagcaATGAACTTTTTAACTCAAAAGCATAAATTTATTGTTCAACGAAGTTGAggtaaaacactttaaaatgttgTACTTTAATTCTCCTGCTAATTTGAATATAagctctacctccccagcataGACTGATGACTGACTTATTCTTGGGAGTAGAAAGGAGTCATCCTATACATTTATTGGGGGACTTGAGACGTAGAGGCACGTTAATGTGTTGAAAATCAGATCAGAGAAACTAGACAAGAATTTGTCAGACACACCAAACAGAGCAAAGGGTGTAATTTCCTCACCAAGATCCTATAAAGTGACGGTCACCTCACACCACTACAGCGTGTTCCTCCACCAACCTATCATCTGATGCCTGATGTCCATGGGACTTTAACTTCAGCTCGGTCCCCTAGTGTGGACACGGCCAACTCTACTGCCTGCCTGTTCACTCAGTGGTGTGGTTCATCTCTCTGGACCTGGATCCAACTCTGTCCTTCCTGCTTCGGCTGTTCCCTGCTTTCTCAGCCCACTTCTGAAACCTTTTGAGCTCTGCCATGGCCGTTTTAGCCTATATATTTTGTAAACCACGTACATGCATGTAAACCCAAGGACGTATctgctatgtgtgtgtgctgtgtgacaTGAGAGCTAGTATTAGTAACTAAGACTGGAAGAGAAGAATACACATTGAGTTCCTTGATGAAGCTGCAAAGTGAATTTGGATAAGTAAAACAATGGACCATTAAAAGATTCCTCCatgttcagaaaaataaaaccttcagTGGAATGGAAAACTGAATCTATGCTTCTTTTCTGTGGAAATAGCAATCATCCCCTTGTTATGAAAGGAaatactacatttttttctttggctAGTGTGCTATCTCATAAAACAGATCTGATAGATAGCAAATTCTCCAAATGAGCACAATTCAGAAGCAGAAGAATTAGAGGGTCAGAAACAGGTTGGGGTGTGCTCAGCTGTGGAGATTGGAACCCCAGACATCTTTGCCTTTGTAGACTTGGCAAAACAGCGTTAGAGGATTTCTGGTTAGCCAGTTAAACAATACCCACTCTATCGTtcagtttgttgtttgttttttagaataaAGTTCTGGTCAACACTTTACTAGATGTGTGGCAAAGTTGTGAGTTTTGCTTCAGGGACTCACAGCCTTTGAGGCATGTTGGGATGTCATTTGAGCATAATTAAACCCTGGAGGTCAACAGGGTTAGCATTAAGTTTAGGTGGTCCAGCTCCATTTCTGTTATCTCATCCCATTCTACCCCATCGTGACCATCCTTCTTAGTCAGTCTCATCCGATCCTCCCCATCCCATCTCCCCCAGCCATCCAATCCTATTAGATCCCACCCTCTTCTCATCCACCCCAATCCACTCATCTCCTGTCCCACCCCTTCTTTCTCGGTTCCTTTCCTCAGTGCTATGTACAGATACTCGACAAGAAACAACTTCAGGGAGGAGGAGGGTCtttgggctcacagttcaggAGAAACAGTCCATCACGATAAGGAAGGCATGGCGACAGGAGAGTGAAGAAGCCGGCCACACTATCTGGGAAATGAAAGCTGGTGCTCAACCTGTATTCTCCTTTTGGCATGGTCCAGGCCTCTCAGcacatgggatggtgccacctgcACTCAGGGTGAGTCTTCCTATGTAGTCAAGCCTTTCCCCTGGCCTTTCAATATGGGTGTTCCATTTCATCAGAGGATATCTCTCCTTAGTAGGAAGTTATGTAATGGAGTGGTGGTATTCAGTATTTTGAAAACTCACATCTTAAATGCTTATACCAGACGCACATGGACTCTTACTTACATTTCAATGGATTTTATCTCTACCTCATGTAAGAAGCAGAGTCTCACTTAGGGCAGAAAAATTTGTTTCTTTCTGAAGCAACCTCACTCACTGCCTCCCATTTTCTACCCTAATTAGACCGCTACTTTTGAGCTGAACTCAGCAGTGGCCCAGGCATTGGGATATTCCCTGTGTCTTATTATGCAAGTATTTATTGTGTCCTGGAAAAGAGTTGGACATAGGGAGAGCAGCAGTGAATAAGACAGGAGATCCTGACTACTTTGAGTCCTCGGGAGCTGGGATGGTTTCCTtacatttccttctatttttgcTTTGTGCTCATTTGTAGTTTAGTTTCCCCTAATTATCAGCTCTTAGGAAGTGAGTGGAAGCCCAGATTCCAATTCTATGCAAGGCACATATACTGGGTGAGACTGGCCATATGCCTCAGTTGGCATGTATTTCTTTTGTCGAGAAGGGATTTGTTACGTCTTTAATGGAGACTTAAAAAACAGAAGCAGTTTCTCTAAGTATCTACTACACATAATGGAGAATTTTCACAGGTTCATCATGATCAGAATTAACTGAGTTTGAGCAGACAGAATACAgtatttgagacagtcttactaaaTATCATTTATCTGATATTCATATTTAATTGGTCAatcttgctctctctttctttccttctctttgatTTTGAAGAGAggctttcactgtgtagtcctggctggcttggaaattgctctgtagaccaggctggcctcagccttgctaacctcctcctctgcctctggagtgctgagattgaaggtgtgtgacTCCGCTCCTGGTTCATATTTTCCCTCCTACTTTCTGCAGTCTCGTCGGACATCATACATCTTATCGAGCGAGTCAGGTGACCAGTTTATCTTTCCATAGACACTAGCTCATGTTTCCAAACACTACCACTGGGGAGTGCATTAAAAGAAGGCTGGGGGCCTCTACTGTACTTAAAAGATTTCTGCACCGACCTTACCAGTAACTCACCCTGGGACTCTTTAAAGGGACAGTATCACAGGCATCGGAAAGAATACAAAATGTGCAGGAACCGAAGGACTTCCTAGGGCCTTCCTGTGCTCTGGGACTTGGGTAATATTCATGAATTGGAGACTGTTGTACAGAGGGCAGGATAGTGCTGTGGAggatgtctgggttcatggctaCCAGCTCCTTTATGTAACATTCTGGAGGCCAGAACAGCTCCCGAGGAGTTTCTCCCACTTGCCAAAAAGGAGCCATTTTTTCAAAAActctcattaaaacaaacaaacaaccctctATTTAAATACTACGACACTAATCCCCCAGGAAAGGTGTAGTATTATAAAGAAAATTGTAAGACGGGAGGGTTTAGGAGGGCCTTGTAGggacatttctttcctttcccatctGAACTTTCATCACCCAGTGACTTCAAAGAGATGCAGTGTGCAGTTTACATTTGAATATTTTACCGCAACTTAAAAACAGATGTTCTCACATTTTATCCACTTGAAAATTTGgaaaatagtcttttaaaaatgtgttcaataTTTCAAAGTACTTAACCTTTGCTCTGAGGGTAATTACGGGGAAGCGTCTCCTTCCCTGCTAGGCCAGCTTTAGGAATCACCAAACAGCAAGCTTCTGGTACCTGCCGAGTCTTCTGGAGCAGggtgactatttttttttcctgcactgATGCCCAATGATGCCCCTGTCAGTAGTCCACACTTCTTACACTCCAGAAGTAGAAAACAGAGAGGGAAGCCAGCCGGACAGAAGCAGCTGGAGTGACTGTGCTATCGAAGAGACGTAGA containing:
- the LOC131903630 gene encoding plasma membrane calcium-transporting ATPase 1-like → MGDIADNSVSYSGVKNSLKEANHDGDFGITLAELRALMELRSTDALQKIQESYGDVYGICTKLKTSPNEGLSGNPADLERREAVFGKNFIPPKKSKTFLQLVWEALQDVTLIILEIAAIVSLGLSFYHPPEGDAELCGEVSVREEEGEGETGWIEGAAILLSVVCVVLVTAFNDWSKEKQFRGLQSRIEQEQKFTVIRGGQVIQIPVADIMVGDIAQVKYGDLLPADGILIQGNDLKVDESSLTGESDHVKKSLDKDPLLLSGTHVMEGSGKMVVTAVGVNSQTGIIFTLLGAGGEEHEKKGKKKKEKENKKQGGAIENRNKAKAQDGAAKEMQPLKSEEGAAKEMQPLKSEEGAAKEMQPLKSEEGAAKEMQPLKSEEGDEKDKKKANLPKKEKSVLQGKLTKLAVQIGKAGLLMSTVTVIILVLYFVIDTFWVQRRPWLAECTPIYIQHLVKFFIIGVTVLVVAVPEGLPLAVTISLAYSVKKMMKDNNLVRHLDACETMGNATAICSDKTGTLTMNRMTVVQAYINEQHYKKIPEPEAIPPNILSYLVTGISVNCAYTSKILPPEKEGGLPRRVGNKTDCALLGFLLDLKQDYQDVRNEIPEEALYKVYTFNSVRKSMSTVLKNSDGSYRIFSKGASEIMLKKCFKILSANGEAKVFSPRDRDDIVKTVIEPMASEGLRTICLAFRDFPAGEPEPEWDNENDVITGLTCIAVVGIEDPVRPEVPEAIKKCQRAGITVRMVTGDNINTARAIATKCGILQPGEDFLCLEGKDFNRRIRNEKGEIEQERIDKIWPKLRVLARSSPTDKHTLVKGIIDSTVSEQRQIVAVTGDGTNDGPALKKADVGFAMGIAGTDVAKEASDIILTDDNFTSIVKAVMWGRNVYDSISKFLQFQLTVNVGAVIVAFTGACITQDSPLKAVQMLWVNLIMDTLASLALATEPPTESLLLQKPYGRNKPLISRTMMKNILGHAFYQLVVVFTLLFAGEKFFDIDSGRNAPLHAPPSEHYTIVFNTFVLMQLFNEINARKIHDERNVFEGIFSNAIFCTIVLGTFVVQILIVQFGGKPFSCSELSIEQWLWSIFLGMGTLLWGQLISTIPTSRLKFLKEAGHGTRKEKIPEKELAGNVEEIDHAERELRRGQILWFRGLNRIRTQIRVVNAFRSSLYERLEKPELRSSIHNFMTHPKFRIEDSEPPIPLIDNTDAKDGIPTKHNSSPPPSPNKDNNAVDSGTHLTVETNKSATSSSPGSPLHSLETPL